One genomic region from Equus quagga isolate Etosha38 unplaced genomic scaffold, UCLA_HA_Equagga_1.0 HiC_scaffold_12664_RagTag, whole genome shotgun sequence encodes:
- the LOC124231937 gene encoding putative olfactory receptor 2B8, translated as FVVLLIFYIFTLLGNTTIIALSHLDPHLHTPMYFFLSNLSFLDLCYTTSIVPQLLVNLRGINKSISFGGCLVQLYISLGLGCTECILLGVMAFDRYVAVCRPLHYTVIMPPHLCALMASASWFIGFANSLLQTVLIFLLPLCGRNKLDHFFCEVPAFLKLACIDTSMNESEIFFVGVFILLILVAFIVFSYGGIIRAILRIKSAAGQRKAFGTCGSHLTVVTLFYGTAIYAYLQPNNNYSQDQGKFIALFYTIVTPMINPLIYTLRNKDVKGAMKNVLWKGHDSR; from the coding sequence TTTGTGGTTCTTTTGATCTTCTATATCTTCACTTTGCTGGGAAACACAACCATCATTGCATTGTCCCACCTGGACCCACATCTTCACACccctatgtactttttcctctccaaCCTCAGCTTTCTGGACCTGTGTTACACTACCAGCATTGTTCCCCAGCTCCTGGTCAATCTCAGGGGAATAAACAAATCTATCTCCTTTGGTGGTTGTTTAGTTCAGCTGTACATCTCTCTAGGATTGGGATGCACCGAATGCATTCTCTTAGGAGTTATGGCATTTGACCGTTATGTAGCTGTTTGCAGGCCCCTTCACTACACAGTAATCATGCCTCCCCATCTCTGTGCCCTGATGGCTTCTGCTTCATGGTTCATTGGTTTTGCCAACTCCTTATTGCAAACGGTACTCATCTTCCTTTTACCGCTTTGTGGGAGAAATAAATTAGaccactttttctgtgaagtaCCTGCATTTCTCAAGCTTGCCTGCATTGACACCAGTATGAATGAGTCTGAGATCTTTTTTGTAGGTGTCTTCATACTTCTCATACTGGTTGCATTTATCGTGTTCTCCTATGGTGGGATTATCAGGGCCATCTTAAGGATAAAGTCTGCAGCAGGGCAGAGAAAAGCATTTGGGACATGTGGATCCCACCTCACAGTGGTCACTCTCTTCTATGGCACAGCCATCTATGCTTATCTCCAGCCAAACAACAACTACTCTCAGGATCAGGGCAAGTTCATAGCTCTCTTCTACACCATCGTTACTCCCATGATCAACCCCCTCATATATACTCTGCGGAACAAGGATGTGAAGGGAGCAATGAAGAATGTTCTTTGGAAAGGTCATGACTCCAGATAA